The Salvelinus fontinalis isolate EN_2023a chromosome 9, ASM2944872v1, whole genome shotgun sequence genome has a window encoding:
- the LOC129862679 gene encoding aldo-keto reductase family 1 member D1-like isoform X1, which yields MNLTAEKHSVPLSDGNRIPLFGLGTYGDPRTTPRGTALNSVKHAIDVGYRHFDGALVYFNEHEVGQAIREKIEDGTVKREDIFYCGKLWNTFHPPELVRPALERTLKALKLDYVDLYIIEMPTAFKPGAEFYPKYEDGRYIYHETDLCATWEALEACKDAGLVKSLGVSNFNRRQLELLLRKPGLKHRPVSNQVECHPYFTQPKLLEYCRQNNIVIVGYSPLGTSRDASWVNLKCPPLLEDEVLVSIAKKYRKNSAQVALRFNVQRGVVVIPKSFSAHRIKDNFQIFDFSLTEDEMKTIEGLNKDIRFVELLMWSDHPEYPFLDEY from the exons ATGAACTTGACTGCTGAGAAACACAGTGTTCCCCTCAGTGATGGGAACCGGATTCCCCTATTTGGACTGGGGACTTATGGAGACCCACGAACG ACACCCAGAGGCACAGCGTTAAACAGTGTGAAGCATGCAATAGATGTGGGGTACAGACACTTTGATGGGGCTTTGGTGTATTTCAATGAGCACGAAGTAGGCCAAGCCATAAGAGAGAAAATTGAGGATGGAACCGTCAAAAGAGAAGACATCTTTTACTGTGGAAAG CTATGGAACACCTTCCACCCTCCAGAGCTCGTCAGGCCTGCCTTAGAGAGAACACTGAAGGCCCTGAAACTGGACTATGTGGATCTATACATCATCGAGATGCCCACTGCATTCAAG CCTGGTGCAGAGTTTTATCCTAAATATGAGGATGGGCGGTATATTTACCATGAGACAGACCTATGTGCAACATGGGAG GCTTTAGAGGCCTGCAAAGATGCAGGGCTGGTCAAATCTCTGGGAGTCTCCAACTTCAACAGGAGACAGCTGGAGCTTCTACTGAGAAAGCCTGGCCTCAAACACAGACCTGTGTCCAACCAG GTCGAGTGCCATCCATACTTCACTCAGCCCAAGCTGCTTGAGTACTGCCGTCAGAATAACATTGTGATCGTAGGCTACAGCCCCTTAGGCACTTCAAGGGACGCCTCCTGGGTGAACCTGAAATGCCCTCCTTTGTTGGAGGATGAGGTCCTGGTCTCCATAGCAAAGAAGTACAGAAAGAACAGTGCTCAGGTGGCCCTGCGATTCAATGTCCAGAGAGGAGTGGTGGTCATCCCCAAAAGCTTCAGCGCTCACAGGATCAAGGACAACTTTCAG ATATTTGACTTTTCACTCACTGAGGATGAAATGAAAACCATTGAAGGACTGAACAAAGACATCCGTTTTGTGGAGCTTTTAAT GTGGAGTGACCATCCTGAATACCCATTTCTGGATGAATATTAA
- the LOC129862679 gene encoding aldo-keto reductase family 1 member D1-like isoform X2: MNLTAEKHSVPLSDGNRIPLFGLGTYGDPRTTPRGTALNSVKHAIDVGYRHFDGALVYFNEHEVGQAIREKIEDGTVKREDIFYCGKALEACKDAGLVKSLGVSNFNRRQLELLLRKPGLKHRPVSNQVECHPYFTQPKLLEYCRQNNIVIVGYSPLGTSRDASWVNLKCPPLLEDEVLVSIAKKYRKNSAQVALRFNVQRGVVVIPKSFSAHRIKDNFQIFDFSLTEDEMKTIEGLNKDIRFVELLMWSDHPEYPFLDEY, from the exons ATGAACTTGACTGCTGAGAAACACAGTGTTCCCCTCAGTGATGGGAACCGGATTCCCCTATTTGGACTGGGGACTTATGGAGACCCACGAACG ACACCCAGAGGCACAGCGTTAAACAGTGTGAAGCATGCAATAGATGTGGGGTACAGACACTTTGATGGGGCTTTGGTGTATTTCAATGAGCACGAAGTAGGCCAAGCCATAAGAGAGAAAATTGAGGATGGAACCGTCAAAAGAGAAGACATCTTTTACTGTGGAAAG GCTTTAGAGGCCTGCAAAGATGCAGGGCTGGTCAAATCTCTGGGAGTCTCCAACTTCAACAGGAGACAGCTGGAGCTTCTACTGAGAAAGCCTGGCCTCAAACACAGACCTGTGTCCAACCAG GTCGAGTGCCATCCATACTTCACTCAGCCCAAGCTGCTTGAGTACTGCCGTCAGAATAACATTGTGATCGTAGGCTACAGCCCCTTAGGCACTTCAAGGGACGCCTCCTGGGTGAACCTGAAATGCCCTCCTTTGTTGGAGGATGAGGTCCTGGTCTCCATAGCAAAGAAGTACAGAAAGAACAGTGCTCAGGTGGCCCTGCGATTCAATGTCCAGAGAGGAGTGGTGGTCATCCCCAAAAGCTTCAGCGCTCACAGGATCAAGGACAACTTTCAG ATATTTGACTTTTCACTCACTGAGGATGAAATGAAAACCATTGAAGGACTGAACAAAGACATCCGTTTTGTGGAGCTTTTAAT GTGGAGTGACCATCCTGAATACCCATTTCTGGATGAATATTAA